The genomic stretch CTTGTAATGATGGACTCTCTACAGACTCTGAAATATTAAGACTcaaatcaataaatagtttGAAATATGAACCACAAACCGTGAGATAAATCTCCTCTGGAAAAATCAATTGCACCCAAGCAGTGGACAGGTCATATCAGATTATACAGTTGATGCTCAGTCTCTTGAGTGATACAGTACCTTGTCATTGATGAGCAGCTCGGTGGGGGTATGCAGGCCCTGCAGCAGCACCAGCTCATTGGGTTGCTCAGGAACAGCGTAAGACAGAGGCGTCCCGATTCCTCCCTCTGCGGGCCGCAGCCACAGGCAGACGGTGAGGGCCCGCAACGCTGGGATGGAGTGTTTCACAATGGCGTACATGTAGTTTGTCCGAGTTGGAAAGGACAGCCTGTAGCCTTCTGGGAAAGAATGCCCTGAGACACCTGGGACGGAGAGTATGAGTATGGAAACAAAAGAAGTGAAAGGAGAAATCAATTTATCTATCCAGCGAGAGGCTCAAATAGATTTCTCATATCTCTACTTTCTTCACATCaaagcatttgtttttttaagcagGACATGAATTCCTCTgaagtctttttttcttcttaaacaTAATTTATTCATCATAAAGAAACCCCATGGCTTGATTTGATTACGAGTAATACACGGTCACTTATCATTGTGTAtacctctttatttattttcatttacacaCTGAAACAAACAGATTACTtctttcatttcctcctctctgttaaTACCCACCTCCCTCCAGTCCTGAGATCCGGTGGTGTAGTTTATTGATGCCCTGGTCGATTTCCTGTCTGTGCTTCTCTGTTTCCAGCCTcagggtttttctctctttctccagcaGCTCCACCTTCCTCTCCAGCTCCCCCTCCAGGTCTTCCATCCTCCAGGGCCTGCCAGCACCAGCTCTGTGGCCAGGATCAGCCAACCTTTCTGGGCCGCCCGGCATCCCGCCTTCCTCTGGCGCTCCGGAGGTGTTGCTGTCCGTCTGGTTGTGAGGAAATGGGCCGATGTCTGACTACAGAGGAGGGAGACAGGTTCAACAGTGTGGGTTTTACAGGAAAATACTGTAAAGTAGCCTACTCTCTGCACTTGCTgtgatgtttaaaaatgtcaacAGTTCAGCAGTAGATCTCAACATTAGGTTGGTTGCGTGCTGCCTATGCAAGGAAAAGTTATTACACCcaattaataattcattttgCTGAGACATTACATCACGCCTGGGGATACAACGAGAGGCTGGTTTAATAAGGTTTCACTATGCTGCTTGTAGTTAATGTAATGTTTCGTCCTTAAAGGAATAGATCAACATTCCTTTAAGGACCTATTCTTGGCTGGGTGCAGTCACTGTGAGGTTGctagccaagaaatagtcctgcATATAACCACCcccataaaaccacaaattgttgTGTTTCCCAACATTTCCTCCCATAAATCcataaattgttgtttttacactttggtttttggaTGGATTACTCAACTGAGATATAATGTGCTAATTAGTGAACTTTAGATATGCTGGTAGGTGGACTTGGTTACCTTACTtagaaccaggctagctgtttccccccgtttccagtctttacgctaagctaagctaactggacGCCGGCTGTAGctgtggtatcgatcttctcatcttactCTCATCAAGAAAGCGAACAAGCATatatctaaaaatgtcaaacaattttttttaaacttgatgtgttttttttcccctttataactaacaaaataaatataaataaataagtataaatGTCACAGTTTAGCTAAACCAAAAGAGCATTACAGGgctggctctagcccttttggtgccctggGTGAAATTCGGATTTGGTTGCCGCCGGCACAGCCAATAGGGTTGCgttcaaccccccagaaccctaaTCCTAGCCCCGCAACACACTTCAGACACAACTACGGTTTTAAgagaaaaattaagattttgattttcataaataactgtatttattataatataaataaacaatctgTCCCTGATAtttttggcttaaaagtgtttaaggTGTACTTTTAAGTACAACACTTAAAAGTGTTGTACAAGTGTAACatgagagttacaggggtgaaaagtttctttctttctttatttgttcatttattacctcaatgcagaaaatgggTAAGGGTGCCGACTGGCAACCAGCACCCCCCAGAAGGAGGcaccctaggcgaccgcctatatggcctatatgTCTTGAGCCGGCCCTGGAGCATTAGCATGCTTTTGCAACCTTACTTCGAATTCTGTAGTACTCTGGGTTTTAtttgttgatgttttcacaTTGCTCGGGAGTCTCTGGCATGACTAAAGCAGGGTATGCACTTCAGAGCTGTTGTTGTGACTAAGAATTTTACAGAGAAGACAACAACACTGTCTGAATCCAAGTGTCACACAAGGTTTTTGGGTATGGGAACAGATTATCTTTAAGCGCTGCTCCGCCATCTCATGTCTGCAGGGATTGCTTTTTTCAATTAAGTATAATGCAACGAATAATGGCAAGTCAGAAAAGGCTGCCCTGAGAATTAACTATTTTAGTCGACAATAAATCGCTAGGCTCAGCTGCATAATGGTTCACCGAAATAAACACCCAAACCACGAGGGGAAGGAATGTGGGAAATACAGACGCTGCAAAATTCCTAAAACCTGCATGGTCCAGGAGAGAGATTTctgttttacagtgtgtgtggtaGAAATACACAGACATTACAAGGGAATTAATACAGAAAACATACAGCACAGACATAGTGTGCACAGTGCTTACCTATATTGTATGAGATGATACAGATAAACTAAGGTCATAGAGGAGGGGGATTACTTCATACAATGATACTATGTTAAAATGTCATGATCTGAAATGATAACACACGCATGTAAGCTGTGGTTAAAAAAGaagctacagtatatatttaaagATTCTGAAAGCGTTAAAGTATTGATTTTTGTCCCAAACACGATGGATGGAATTTCCAATGTAATCCTCAGTTCATCCTATTTAACATGTATGTTCTCCAGTAGACGTATCACCCCATCCCTAGAAACACTTCTATCTAGGGATATTGTTACATTTTGTAGTAAAAACCAACATCTTTCCTACCAGGAAGTTGTAATATGGTATTATcttcaagtaacacatttgctgtAATAGTTGATGTCGTCTAAAACTGAACTCAGAATGACAGTTATTCAGCTTGTTGTAGACTGCACACTATGATGCATTCACTTTCCTGAGTCTCGGCATATACTCTCAAATGTATTTGACAGTTCTGTTATCGAGCCTGCAGGGTTAGGCTTCAAGGCAGGTATTTACATGTGTGGATGTCAGACATTTCTAGAGAAAATGTTGCAATATCCTGTgcacaaaataaatgtggatTTGCAAGTGTGATGCAGGCATCATTGCTGTTCTTAAGACAACAAATAGACCTAGATTACTACATGCCTACATATAATACCTCGCACCAACTTGACAACCAATTTGAATGCGTCTTACGTCTGTGTGCCTCTTGTTTTTGTATCAGCTACACATTATTAGACTGGAGGTCGGTCCACCCTAACCATAAAGACTTTGGTGATTCCCCTTTCATCTGCTGTCAGCAGCAGGTCAACTTTTTCCACTTCGAGTGAAATTTCTCATCTACTTTTGTACAGACAATCATCCCCAGGcgatgaatcctaatgatttGGTGATCCgctgacttttcctctaatgCCACCATGAGGTTACCGTGTCTGCTTCAGATAATTATTAGGGTGATTTATCATAAAATTTGGTAAAGAAATCTTGTTCCCTACTTTGGTGCTCCCttaacttttcctctagcgccatcatctcGGCAAAATGTTGATCTGTCAAAtactttatgattttatgacgtaaaaccagtgggcaacctgaAAACTGAAGttaatgcagaagtgccttaaattctttctaatagccagcagggggcgactcctctggttgcaaaaagaagtccaaTTGTATAGAGGTCTATGAGACCTACTTGCACATGATTTATTACCCCAGTAAAcatgggagttgtccgtgttctCGTCTtagaattttaaccctttcacagtgtgttttaacttcatgaaaaacattttggtcgcctaaaaatgtgtcACTTATTGTTGCAAAAAGATGGCGCCGGCCAAAGTActaaactcaaggcttcaaaacagtagtCCGCAAACCAATGTGTGACGTCACGGCGAATACGtcctcttcttatatacagtctatgctaaaAACCTGCTTAAActgatgacattcccatcagcatTAGCTGTAAAGTTAAttggcaaatgttagcatgctaacacattaAACTAAGACAGagaacatgataaacattacCTGcgttagcattcagctcaaagcgCTGCTTTGCTTATACTGCCAAGCAGCTAGCATGGCTTGTTATGCAAATACTTGGTGTATTAGGTTGTGATCTTGTGGATTCTGGTCTGATTTTTGATAGCCTAGTTATTTAAGTGCAGTATTTCCATTCAGAGAACTTCAAGGTTCCTTGATGTGTTTGCCTATTGTGGTACTCAACAAAACCTACGATTGTCAGCTCTATTTCAGGAAAGTTGCCATTTGTGCTTTTTTGAGCGATTTTTACTGGAGCTGAAATGTTGGCAGAACGACACAGCAATAAATACTGTTGGAATTATTTCAGAGCCCATATGAACATTGAAAGTGCTACAGTCAGTTTACACCCACCTGTGCTGCCTTATATTAATAGTGTAGAACAACTGCATGAAAGTTTACACCCACCTGTGCTGCCTTATATTAGTAGTGTAGAACAACTGCATGAAAGTTTACACCCACCTGTGCTGCCTTATATTAGTAGTGTAAAACAACTGCATGAAAGCAAGAGCATCTATTCTTTCATTTGGTcaatcaaaaataataataatgaaatagaaATTAAGCCACAGAGCATGGGCTAGAAGACCTTGATCCTCACACTCTTATTTCAAACACAGCCTATAATAAAGGTGAAGCACAGTGCCAAGGCTCTCTACACTGGAGCTGGATCAGCGTGATATTACTGAGAGCTTGCCATCATTGAGCCTCTGGGTATGAAATCTTACTgatgttgcaagaaaaaaaagctatGCTGCCATCAAAAACCTTGGTAACAAGTTTACTGGTAGGTATACGATAGAAATGGAAAAACTTTACAGAGACTGCACATTCACACCATTTGCAACCATATCACCTTGTTTGCCTCACATGATCTGATCAGATGTTGGACAAGATGTTAGACTgcaagaagtggacgtagttaccgtgacgtcacccattggtttgtggactacggttttgaaccctgcagtttggcattttggccgtcgccatcttggatttttgcAACCGAATACCAGAAATGACACGagtgggtggagctaagtacaaccaaaatCTGAATAATGAATTTTTAgccgaccaaaatgttacaatcaactttcatgaacagaaaacattaGGATTatagttgtaagacgaaaacatggaaaactcccagaccggacaacgctgtggtagcgacctgtcaacgcaaggtagccacgccataaagcatcccctgctttatggtctatttgactctaaatgggaccataatttactaaatgaacatcatgctgtattgaagaagacttgaaactagtgattgaaaccataaactcatgtttacaatgttttctgaggtaataaatcaagtgagaagtaggctcattttcgcgtagacttctatacaatcaagacttcttttagcaaccagaggagtcgccccctgctggctgttagaaagaatgcaagtttaaggcacttccgcattggcttcacttttcagaaccggagatTGCTGCCTGGGTCAGGACATATAGTGAAGCTGGTATGTGAATGAATGCTAATGGTAAAGTAAGATGGGATCTGACCAGTATTCCCATATGAGTGCTCTTCTTGTATAGGTTATTCACATAGCATCTGATATAAAGACCACTGTGCTACTGAAGTAGGCCAAGTAGCTCCTGTACGCATGCAGAAACGTGACTTGGATGGTAAAAGACACACACGCTACAATATTGTGTTTTAGGTTTAGCTACACATCACCCTGAGATCCGTGAAATCCATTCAGATCTTAGTCTGTTATTAAAACATGGAGATTATTCAACCCCTTTAGCATTCTGGAGGATTTCATTTGGCAGTGGCAATATGGAAAGCAGACAAAGTGAGCATAATCCACACAGAAAAAATGCCCCACACAGACATGTCCTACATACACTACCACAGAGCGAGGAGCACCATACTGCAGAGAAGCAGCTTTAGTCTGCGCTTTTCCACAAATATAGGCAACTCATGAATTATGGATGGTGGTTCTTTAGCCAAAAATGAGGTTATACATCATCGGAATCTGGTCAGACGAGAGCACGCTTCATGTTACTCTGCTATActctctccttttttctcctcccctttatcctcatctctcctctccctcctcctcctcctcctcctcctcctcaccccctCTTTCTGTTTCCCTGCCTCACTTTTcatctgtctttcttttcatttgaaattgcaatctgtttttttcttggcGTGAGAAAATGAGCAGCCAAAGCAATCAATTCATGTATTATTAAAAGACATAAACAGATGACAAGTTATGATTATACCACCATCACTAATGGCTGATGTTATCAGCAATTAACATCAATATCATTTCAAATGGAGTCACGTGATAATTGATTCTATTTTAAGTAAGCAGACAAATAAGAAGAGAGTCTTATTGTTTCTGACAATATCCaatagcacacacacaaaacctttTGGATAACTCACTTTAAAattcatattaaaaaaacattgctCATAAACCACTCATGCATGCCCAGAAATCCTTAAAAGGGACTATGAGAGTGAAGAAGAGACAAATATAGCCATGGATGTCAACTCTGATCACCACTTATTACAGAAAAATGTAGCCAGAGTTAtagtatattaatattaaaagcTGTTATCAGAGTATTCCAGATGAATCTTGGAGCTACAATTGTCATCTCTATTTCAGGAAAATTGCCATTTGTGCTTTTTTGAGCGTTTTTTACAGGAGCTGAAATGTTGGCAGAACGACACAGCAATAAATAATGTTGGAATTATTTCAGAGCCCATATGAACATTGAAAGTGCCACAGTCAGTTTACACCCACCTGTGCTGCCTTATATTAATAGTGTAGAACAACTGCACGAAAGCAAGAGCATCTATTCTTTCATTTGGTCAAtcaaaaatgataataatgaaatagAAAATAAGCCACAGAGCATGGGCTAGAAGACCTTGATCCTCACACTCTTATTTCAAACACAGCCTATAATAAAGGTGAAGCACAGTGCCAAGGCTCTCTACACTGGAGCTGGATCAGCGTGATATTACTGAGAGCTTGCCATCATTGAGCCTCTGGTTATGGAATCTTACTgatgttgcaagaaaagaaaatctatgCTGCCATCAGAAAACTATGGTACCAATTATACTGGTAGGTATACGATAGAAATGGAAAATGGATCTTTCTAAATCCATAATGTATAGGACCAAAGACTGCTACTACCAAGTATTGTTTTAGCTTCATGCAGGAGAtgatttatgctttttttcttaCCTCCAGAAGTAAGCAGACAAATAAGGAGAGAGTCTTATTGTTTCTGACAATATCCaatagcaaacacacacacagccttttGGATAACTCACTTGTTCTCATTCAATATTGAAAAACCATTGCTCATAAACCACTCATGCATGCCCAGAAATCCTAAAAGGGACTATGAGAGTGAAGAAGAGACAAATATAGCCATGGATGTCAACTCTGATCACCACTTATTACAGCAAAATATAGCTAGAGTTAtagtatattaatattaaaagcTGTTATCAGAGCATTCCAGATGAATCTAATAATATGGAGATCTTTCTAAATCCATAATGTAGAACCAAGTTTgagttatattaatattaaaagcTGTTATTAGAGCATTCCAGATGAATCTAATAATATGGAGATTTTTCTAAATCCATAGGACCAAAGACTGCTTCTCAGGTATATTGTTTTAGCTTCATGCAGGAGATGATTGATGCTGTTTTTCTTACCTCCAGTTTCTCTATGCGGTCTTTGAGCTGACTGATCGCCTGCTCCAGCTCATCCACAGCCCTCACGGTGAGCAGGTGGACCCCATcgggattcgaacccgggctgTCCCGCACCATGATCCGCTCCAGgtgcgtctcctcctcctctccaggcTGCGGGCTCTTACCGCCCCACAGCCCCGCAGCACTGCCGCGTCTGTccgccctgctgctgctgctgctgccgtccAGCCCTCTCTCACACTCGGTTAGTTTCCCCGTCAGCTCCCGGATGGTCCTCTGGTCCGTCAGTATCTGGTCCTTCTGCTGCAGCACGGTCTGCCGGAGCTCCTCCGCGGTGGTCCGCAGGTAGCCCCAGTCCTCCCCGGCGTACAGCGACGGGTCCTCCGCTTGTTGCTGAAAGTTTTTCGGGTTGCACTCTCCGGCGGGGATCGGTGTGCAGATGAGCCGGCTGACCGTCGGGTCGTGCCCCGTGAGGCCGGTGACCCCGAGACCGATGTTGAAGGTTGGTGCTTCTGAGTCGGGTGTTTCAGAACCATGGAGAGCTCCCAGAGAGCCGGGCCGGGCCATCGAGCCCGAAGCCGCCGCCGCTGCTACAGAGTCCGGATACAGCGAGTGGTTGTCGGCCGCCGGCTGCTGCTGCGCCGCGGCATTCCTGGAGGATCCGGTGTGGACGGCTGCGATGATGCAGATAACCGCTCCGATGAAGGCCACCATGCCGGCGGCCAAGATAATAACAATGAACTTCAGGGTGGCGGCGGGGCGATCGATTATTAGAAtaaaatctaataataataataataataataatacttataataaactaaaagctaaaaaaaaaacagcaaaagtatcaaattattttcatgtcttttaaatggagaaaaaaaaaagatcctcaCTTTTCCTCTTTTCCACAAGAAAAGGCGATTATTATAAAATGAGGGTTCCGCACCATAACTGAGtcaacaaacataaaaacatcagaaacaGTCTGTGATacacgtcctcctcctctcagagcGCATGTCCTCAGTACTCAGGCACAATCCAGCCTGTTAATactgaagcagagagagagagagagagagagagagagagagagagagagagagagagagagagagagaaagagagagagagagagagagagagagagagagagagagaaagagagagagagacacacagagagagatagagagaaagacagagagatagagagagaaagagagagggggagagagagagagagagagagagagagagagagagagagagaaagagagagagagagttagatagagagagacacacagagagagatagagagaaagacagagagatagagagagaaagagagagggagggagagcgaaagagagagagagacagatagagatagagagatagatagatagagagagagagagagagagagagagagagaaagagagagagagagttagagagaaagacagagagatagagagagagagagagagagagagggagag from Sebastes fasciatus isolate fSebFas1 chromosome 13, fSebFas1.pri, whole genome shotgun sequence encodes the following:
- the nptxra gene encoding neuronal pentraxin receptor a, producing the protein MVAFIGAVICIIAAVHTGSSRNAAAQQQPAADNHSLYPDSVAAAAASGSMARPGSLGALHGSETPDSEAPTFNIGLGVTGLTGHDPTVSRLICTPIPAGECNPKNFQQQAEDPSLYAGEDWGYLRTTAEELRQTVLQQKDQILTDQRTIRELTGKLTECERGLDGSSSSSRADRRGSAAGLWGGKSPQPGEEEETHLERIMVRDSPGSNPDGVHLLTVRAVDELEQAISQLKDRIEKLESDIGPFPHNQTDSNTSGAPEEGGMPGGPERLADPGHRAGAGRPWRMEDLEGELERKVELLEKERKTLRLETEKHRQEIDQGINKLHHRISGLEGGVSGHSFPEGYRLSFPTRTNYMYAIVKHSIPALRALTVCLWLRPAEGGIGTPLSYAVPEQPNELVLLQGLHTPTELLINDKVAQLPLNLSRGSWQHICVSWSQKGGAWQAYQGGKLRGEGHALAAGHHIRPGGVLILGQEQDSLSGGFDSSQALVGELSQVGLWDRVLSSNQVASLARCGRVTQGCVAPWTENGVEVYGGATKDPGEPCSKHNRSSQ